A genomic segment from Nitratiruptor sp. YY08-10 encodes:
- a CDS encoding NADH-quinone oxidoreductase subunit B family protein, with the protein MIDFWLQRFQKGIQTQNSWADEELAKIKKRLKSEIGKKFSGSLAIRMVDSGSCNACEAECNALSNPYYDLERLGIRFVASPRHADILLVSGVVTFNMLPHLLDAYEQLPSPKWVITLGDCTQGTVFKDSFAIKGPVNKHLPVAYHIPGCPPAPDEIIKGLLGFLQTL; encoded by the coding sequence ATGATAGATTTTTGGTTGCAACGATTTCAAAAAGGGATACAGACACAAAACAGTTGGGCTGATGAAGAGCTCGCAAAAATAAAAAAGAGACTCAAAAGTGAAATCGGCAAAAAATTCTCCGGTTCCTTAGCCATTCGAATGGTAGATAGTGGCAGCTGCAACGCATGTGAAGCGGAATGCAACGCTCTATCCAATCCCTATTATGATTTAGAACGTCTCGGTATCCGTTTTGTTGCGAGCCCAAGACATGCAGATATTTTACTTGTAAGTGGCGTTGTCACCTTCAATATGCTGCCACATCTTCTTGATGCCTATGAGCAACTCCCATCACCAAAATGGGTTATAACCTTAGGAGATTGTACACAAGGTACTGTTTTTAAAGATAGCTTTGCCATCAAAGGTCCGGTAAACAAACATCTGCCTGTTGCATACCATATTCCGGGATGTCCTCCTGCCCCAGATGAGATAATAAAAGGCCTACTGGGGTTTTTACAAACGCTTTAG
- a CDS encoding NADH-quinone oxidoreductase subunit C yields MRFIARFAQELPDHFEIIDVFDTKIEKTPIDKDNPEIETVAHIYPAAVWFERKIHDDFGIKILHTFDNRPLIHHERFPNIHPMRKDFTQKSIEQVPFHPYHYEVIEGDGIFQVGVGPVHAGIIEPGHFHFSQEGEAILHLEVRHFYKYRGIEKIVEKKHPNEVWNIIERISGNESIAYQLAYLELLIQASNQKHNENIQKYGAILLELERIAHHLVDLGFIPNDAGFGAALAYSSMLAEDTRRALKTLTNHRFGFGAIRGKAKKIDQNILESFLNDLESKIDFFENWIIEIPSLWDRLDTTGKLSPKKALKYSTVGVVARASGVRIDRRENSFYKKHGFSIQTQQSGDVAARFKVRLQEVKNSIQIIRNLLDFQEDSISLNAFEDGEYFSFIESSLGEVMLYLKIKDQKIDRFFARDPSFINWQALHLMMPGNIIADFPLTNKSCDLSYAGSDL; encoded by the coding sequence ATGCGTTTTATTGCCAGATTTGCCCAAGAACTTCCGGATCATTTCGAAATCATTGATGTTTTTGATACAAAAATTGAAAAAACTCCAATCGATAAAGACAATCCTGAAATCGAAACTGTTGCTCATATCTATCCTGCTGCTGTGTGGTTCGAACGAAAGATACATGATGATTTTGGTATAAAAATCCTTCACACCTTTGACAACAGACCTCTCATTCATCATGAAAGATTTCCCAACATTCATCCTATGCGAAAAGATTTCACTCAAAAAAGCATTGAGCAAGTTCCTTTTCATCCTTACCATTACGAAGTTATAGAAGGCGATGGTATCTTTCAAGTAGGCGTAGGGCCCGTCCATGCTGGGATCATAGAACCGGGCCATTTTCATTTTTCTCAAGAGGGAGAAGCGATTCTGCATCTTGAAGTTCGCCATTTTTATAAATATCGAGGGATTGAAAAAATAGTAGAAAAAAAACATCCGAATGAGGTTTGGAATATAATAGAACGAATCAGCGGAAATGAAAGCATTGCTTATCAGTTAGCCTATCTTGAGCTTTTGATACAAGCTTCCAATCAAAAACATAATGAAAATATACAAAAATATGGTGCGATTCTTTTAGAACTGGAACGAATTGCACACCATTTGGTTGATCTCGGGTTTATTCCAAACGATGCGGGCTTCGGTGCAGCTCTAGCCTACTCTTCAATGTTGGCTGAAGATACGAGAAGAGCGCTCAAAACTTTGACAAATCATCGATTCGGTTTTGGAGCGATTCGAGGAAAAGCAAAAAAGATTGATCAAAATATATTAGAAAGTTTCTTAAATGATTTGGAGAGTAAAATAGATTTTTTTGAAAACTGGATCATCGAAATTCCATCTTTATGGGATAGACTCGATACTACTGGAAAACTCTCACCAAAAAAAGCTCTCAAATACTCTACCGTTGGTGTTGTAGCCAGAGCAAGTGGAGTGCGAATAGATAGACGTGAAAACAGTTTTTATAAAAAGCACGGATTTTCTATCCAAACGCAACAGAGCGGCGATGTTGCAGCACGTTTCAAGGTGAGACTCCAGGAAGTAAAAAATAGTATCCAAATCATACGAAATCTACTCGATTTTCAAGAGGATTCAATTTCACTCAACGCATTTGAGGATGGTGAATATTTTTCATTCATAGAAAGTTCACTGGGAGAAGTGATGCTCTATCTCAAAATCAAAGATCAAAAAATAGACCGCTTCTTTGCTAGAGATCCAAGTTTCATCAACTGGCAGGCCCTCCATCTGATGATGCCTGGAAATATAATCGCCGATTTTCCACTTACTAACAAAAGCTGTGATTTAAGTTACGCAGGGAGCGATTTATGA
- a CDS encoding proton-conducting transporter membrane subunit, whose translation MFELLFIPPLFILVFSFFNTQKTKKILPFISALILIPALMLLFQQEKFYWHQYIHIDSLAKYILLLSYIVGIGVTLALESLQKHVSISIQEYKRFYRFFATFWIGMILSITANSMGLFWVGLELATLSTVYMIKTNHTQFASKEAWNYMIVGTIAISLILFGIILIYAAAKPVLGEEAMLFTQLQSAIHTMNAPYLFEIGFAFVAVGSFIKMGFFPMNLWLANIERASHYPVAALFSGILESAIMTGFFRFSLLAKSINESHLIGFTYIYALFTLFIVAFLIYRVKDFMRLFSLSGIEHMVLIAIFWVSGGYFAALLHFGAHALLKPALFISTGILESKGKYHIAGALRGFQGYKGKLFALLVALFILAIIALPPSPIFFSEIFGFSAMVEMAKKSHHLLLMFTAITFMLFLLAIIFYKFVDIYQQMKYSGSEEEKNVYSSDIAALIIFAVAVMILLANFKTLQTIV comes from the coding sequence ATGTTTGAATTACTTTTCATACCACCATTATTCATCTTAGTTTTTAGTTTTTTCAATACACAAAAAACGAAAAAAATTCTTCCATTTATCAGTGCACTCATACTCATTCCCGCATTGATGCTTCTTTTTCAGCAAGAAAAATTTTACTGGCACCAATATATCCATATCGATTCTCTTGCAAAATATATTCTGCTTTTGAGCTATATTGTAGGAATTGGTGTTACACTGGCACTGGAAAGTCTTCAAAAGCATGTCTCTATCAGTATACAAGAATATAAACGTTTCTATAGATTTTTCGCCACTTTTTGGATCGGTATGATTCTCAGTATCACGGCAAACAGTATGGGGCTCTTTTGGGTCGGTTTAGAACTTGCCACACTCAGTACAGTTTATATGATCAAAACCAACCATACTCAATTTGCTTCAAAAGAGGCTTGGAACTATATGATTGTCGGCACTATCGCAATCTCATTGATCCTCTTTGGCATCATACTCATTTACGCAGCAGCAAAACCCGTACTTGGTGAGGAGGCTATGCTTTTTACGCAACTGCAAAGTGCTATACACACTATGAATGCACCCTACCTCTTTGAGATAGGTTTTGCTTTTGTAGCAGTGGGAAGTTTTATCAAAATGGGTTTTTTTCCTATGAATCTTTGGCTTGCCAATATTGAACGAGCCTCACACTATCCTGTTGCAGCTTTGTTCAGCGGAATTTTGGAAAGTGCTATCATGACAGGTTTTTTTCGATTTAGTTTGCTGGCAAAATCAATAAATGAATCGCATTTGATTGGCTTTACATATATTTATGCACTGTTTACACTTTTCATCGTTGCATTTTTGATCTATAGAGTGAAAGATTTTATGAGACTTTTTAGTCTCAGTGGAATTGAACATATGGTTTTAATTGCAATTTTTTGGGTTAGTGGCGGATATTTTGCCGCACTTCTTCATTTTGGAGCACACGCACTCTTGAAACCTGCTCTCTTCATTTCTACCGGAATTTTGGAATCAAAAGGAAAATACCATATAGCTGGTGCTTTACGAGGATTTCAAGGATACAAAGGAAAACTTTTCGCTTTATTGGTCGCTCTTTTCATATTGGCAATTATCGCACTCCCTCCAAGTCCTATATTTTTTAGTGAAATCTTTGGATTTTCCGCAATGGTGGAGATGGCGAAAAAGAGCCATCATCTTCTTTTGATGTTCACTGCAATCACTTTTATGCTCTTTTTACTTGCAATTATCTTTTATAAATTTGTCGATATCTATCAACAGATGAAATACAGTGGGAGTGAAGAGGAAAAAAATGTCTATTCATCAGATATAGCAGCTCTGATCATTTTCGCTGTTGCTGTAATGATTCTTTTAGCCAATTTCAAAACACTACAAACAATTGTGTAA
- a CDS encoding hydrogenase, translating to MGNFFIGLFLSTLITAILTTRLYRLFVWYGLNSIFLGTAAIIIGSNIADTAMIVSGSIAIILKGFFIPYVLKYFSKKFDTERNIQPSIKIQYSILLIPAILVFTFYLVDPIFHAYNKNYISLSIASLFLALVLMIEHKAIFPKIIGFLIIENALFLLAMSATQGMPMLIELGIFFDLLMAIIIINLLLTKEVRHV from the coding sequence ATGGGTAATTTTTTCATAGGACTCTTTCTTTCGACACTCATTACTGCGATATTGACCACAAGGCTGTATCGACTTTTTGTATGGTATGGACTCAATTCGATTTTTTTAGGTACTGCTGCGATCATTATCGGTTCAAACATTGCAGACACCGCTATGATAGTATCCGGTAGTATTGCGATTATTCTCAAAGGATTTTTTATCCCTTATGTTTTGAAATATTTTTCTAAAAAATTTGATACCGAGCGAAATATCCAACCTTCGATTAAGATTCAATACTCCATTTTGCTTATACCAGCTATTTTGGTATTTACGTTCTATCTAGTCGATCCCATTTTTCATGCATACAACAAAAATTATATCTCTCTTTCCATCGCTTCGCTTTTTTTAGCACTTGTACTCATGATAGAACATAAAGCTATTTTTCCAAAGATAATCGGTTTTTTAATCATCGAAAATGCACTGTTTCTTTTAGCCATGAGTGCCACTCAGGGGATGCCGATGCTGATTGAACTTGGAATATTTTTTGATCTTTTGATGGCTATTATCATTATCAACCTTCTACTCACCAAAGAGGTTCGCCATGTTTGA
- a CDS encoding respiratory chain complex I subunit 1 family protein: MIQYLIFIATLIATAPFFMSLIKAVKMWLLYKKPVSLFQGYKDFSKLISKEVIISKEASSITSIAPYMVLAPLLIVLFFLPVPSENSYYVGFVDAFTITGLIALSTFFLMLLGLDSASSFGGIGSSREAFISALVEPAMILVIFSLSLMAKDLGVAKAALNLSNNFPVQHLASFTFAAIAFFILLLAENGRIPVDNPETHLELTMVHEAMILDISGFYLALIESASSIKFMIFATLFVSFFLPFGMHLPFVLALGLFLLKIAFVSITVALIEVNTAKLRLFKVPNLLGIAIIFAFLSLISYYTLGA; the protein is encoded by the coding sequence GTGATCCAATACCTCATATTTATAGCAACACTTATTGCAACAGCCCCGTTTTTTATGAGTTTGATCAAAGCCGTTAAAATGTGGCTTTTATATAAAAAACCGGTATCTCTATTTCAAGGCTACAAAGACTTTTCTAAACTTATTTCAAAAGAGGTGATTATCAGCAAAGAGGCAAGTTCCATAACATCTATTGCACCCTATATGGTATTGGCTCCGCTTCTCATCGTTCTTTTTTTTCTTCCCGTTCCGTCTGAAAACTCATATTATGTCGGTTTCGTAGATGCTTTTACTATCACTGGGCTCATAGCGCTATCTACATTTTTTCTCATGCTTTTGGGTTTGGATAGTGCTAGCAGTTTTGGAGGAATTGGCAGCAGTAGAGAAGCCTTTATTTCCGCTTTAGTTGAACCGGCTATGATTTTGGTAATATTCAGCCTCTCTTTGATGGCGAAAGATCTAGGCGTGGCAAAAGCGGCTCTCAATCTCAGTAACAATTTTCCTGTACAACATTTAGCAAGTTTTACATTTGCAGCTATTGCATTTTTTATCCTTTTATTGGCAGAAAATGGCCGCATTCCTGTGGACAACCCTGAAACCCATCTGGAACTGACCATGGTCCATGAAGCGATGATCCTGGATATTTCGGGATTCTATCTGGCACTCATCGAAAGTGCATCAAGCATAAAATTTATGATATTTGCAACACTGTTTGTAAGTTTCTTTCTTCCCTTTGGCATGCACCTTCCTTTTGTACTGGCACTTGGGCTCTTTTTGCTAAAAATAGCATTTGTTAGTATTACCGTAGCACTTATTGAAGTCAATACAGCTAAACTGCGACTTTTTAAAGTACCAAACTTGTTGGGTATCGCAATTATTTTTGCTTTTTTGTCTCTCATCAGTTATTACACATTAGGAGCATAG
- a CDS encoding proton-conducting transporter membrane subunit, whose amino-acid sequence MFSFDTLSLLFLLFLILGIIPNIFYSFGYLSHIKRKKHYLVHYFAFILSMTGVIIANTPLLFLLFWELMSLTSWQLILTDAKDEKTTTAARFYFFMTHFGFVFILLFFLIVSNGNVSLPFDQLHPIAKQFAYPTLLFFMLIFGFLSKAGVIPLHVWLPYAHPAAPSAVSAMMSGVMLKIALYGFLRMILEILYPWSLEWGVTILILGALSSVIGVLYALAEHDIKALLANHSIENIGIILIGIGMGMIFDTLHLKLLSTFAFIAAIYHIFNHMSFKSLLFMSAGSVLHETGTKNIEKYGGLIKKMPITAFSFLLAAISISALPPTNGFLSEWMIFQSLLGSSNISDISLKISIPFTIFALALTGGLAIACFVKAFGITFLGLHRSTNAKYAEEVNALMRLGMILMGIVTLSLMLFAPFYIHLFNTSLTPFGWSDITQKIVPNFWNIHSIANNGGVVSPLILLVSLLIITALLVISAKKLGIQKRISHTWACGYNTTAKTQYSATGFAGPIRRFFVWLYKPQIHFHKTTIAGHTTKFKTALYDVHIKPLFETTLYDGTKRVLNIISYYLYRLAHFEQVRYGAIIFNLVLSVLFGYRIVAHQFNWSTFLVEFFILLVSIKILVIGDKK is encoded by the coding sequence ATGTTTAGTTTCGATACACTTTCCCTTTTATTTTTATTATTCCTTATTCTGGGAATCATTCCAAATATTTTCTACTCTTTTGGATATCTTAGTCACATTAAACGAAAAAAACACTATCTTGTACACTATTTTGCATTTATTCTTTCCATGACCGGTGTGATTATTGCCAATACGCCATTATTATTCCTTCTTTTTTGGGAGTTGATGAGTCTTACAAGCTGGCAATTGATCTTAACGGATGCAAAGGATGAGAAGACAACGACTGCGGCTAGATTTTACTTTTTTATGACCCATTTTGGATTTGTTTTCATTCTTCTTTTCTTTCTCATCGTCAGTAATGGAAACGTCTCTTTGCCTTTTGATCAGTTGCACCCTATTGCCAAACAGTTTGCCTATCCGACGCTTCTATTTTTTATGCTTATTTTTGGATTTTTGAGTAAAGCCGGTGTTATTCCTTTGCATGTATGGCTTCCTTATGCCCATCCAGCAGCCCCAAGTGCTGTGAGTGCGATGATGAGTGGTGTCATGCTCAAAATCGCTTTATACGGATTTTTACGCATGATTCTGGAAATTCTCTATCCTTGGAGTTTGGAATGGGGAGTCACTATCCTTATATTAGGCGCCCTCTCTAGTGTAATTGGGGTACTCTACGCACTGGCTGAACACGATATCAAAGCTCTTCTTGCAAACCACTCCATAGAGAATATTGGAATCATCCTCATCGGCATCGGCATGGGTATGATTTTTGATACGTTACATCTCAAACTTCTTTCCACATTCGCTTTTATTGCAGCCATTTATCACATTTTCAATCATATGAGTTTTAAATCGCTTCTTTTTATGTCTGCCGGATCCGTTTTACATGAAACGGGTACAAAAAATATTGAAAAGTATGGCGGTCTTATCAAAAAGATGCCAATTACTGCATTTAGTTTCTTACTTGCGGCCATCTCTATATCTGCACTTCCTCCAACAAATGGATTTTTGAGTGAATGGATGATCTTTCAATCGCTTCTTGGATCGAGCAACATTTCTGATATCTCACTCAAAATATCGATACCTTTTACAATTTTTGCATTAGCCCTTACAGGCGGACTTGCCATCGCATGTTTTGTCAAAGCCTTTGGAATTACATTTTTAGGACTTCATAGAAGTACAAATGCAAAATATGCCGAAGAAGTCAACGCTCTTATGCGTTTAGGAATGATCCTGATGGGCATCGTTACACTTTCTTTGATGCTCTTTGCACCCTTTTATATCCATCTGTTCAATACTTCTCTTACTCCTTTTGGATGGAGTGACATCACACAAAAAATAGTCCCTAACTTTTGGAATATACACTCAATTGCCAATAATGGAGGAGTCGTATCGCCTCTCATTTTACTTGTATCGCTTTTAATAATAACAGCCCTTTTGGTTATAAGTGCAAAAAAATTAGGAATTCAAAAAAGAATCTCTCACACATGGGCATGTGGATACAATACCACAGCAAAAACCCAATACTCTGCTACAGGATTTGCAGGTCCTATTCGTCGTTTCTTTGTATGGCTCTATAAACCTCAAATTCACTTTCACAAAACTACTATCGCTGGTCATACAACAAAATTCAAAACTGCACTATATGACGTACATATTAAGCCTCTCTTTGAAACTACGCTGTATGATGGAACAAAAAGAGTGCTTAACATCATCAGCTACTATCTTTATCGATTGGCACATTTTGAACAGGTTCGGTATGGAGCCATTATTTTCAATCTTGTACTTTCCGTTCTTTTTGGATATCGAATAGTGGCCCATCAGTTTAACTGGTCAACATTTCTTGTAGAGTTTTTCATTTTACTTGTCAGTATCAAAATATTGGTTATAGGAGACAAGAAGTGA
- a CDS encoding energy transducer TonB — protein MNRVLLSFFITLLLYIALFLIFQIDLRPKLHTLPKKVSRFNISDIRFIKPQKRVHKMQQKSIKHPPIQPITKRPQIKKLQEKLKKLNTPKNPIKKQKKIKKVLKNKAIKKRIKSKKIKKIHHTKIAHKRTKETNQTKIPSLMQFFAKKNKPKPQFTNLPHQIKKLYKDDFSTFTKNQKKFIKDNLGKIGMITQKYLYLRGYPYIAIKTRQEGTNLVEFYLHPNGDITDLKILKSSGYEALDKNTLETIKTAYKDYPLPKETTLIRIYVKYSIIY, from the coding sequence ATGAATAGAGTTCTATTATCCTTTTTTATTACGCTCTTACTTTACATTGCACTCTTTCTTATTTTTCAAATCGACTTGCGGCCCAAATTGCATACACTTCCCAAAAAAGTGAGCCGGTTCAATATCTCTGATATTCGTTTTATAAAACCTCAAAAAAGAGTCCATAAGATGCAGCAAAAAAGCATCAAACACCCTCCTATACAACCAATCACAAAAAGACCACAAATCAAAAAACTCCAAGAAAAACTGAAAAAACTCAATACTCCTAAAAACCCTATCAAAAAGCAAAAAAAGATAAAAAAAGTTCTTAAAAACAAGGCTATAAAAAAAAGGATAAAATCAAAAAAAATCAAAAAAATACATCATACCAAAATTGCACATAAACGAACAAAAGAAACAAATCAAACAAAAATTCCCTCTTTGATGCAATTTTTTGCCAAAAAAAACAAGCCAAAGCCACAATTTACAAATCTTCCACACCAAATAAAAAAACTCTATAAAGATGACTTTTCTACTTTTACAAAAAATCAAAAAAAATTCATCAAAGATAATCTCGGTAAAATCGGTATGATTACACAAAAGTATCTTTACTTGCGAGGATACCCTTATATTGCCATCAAAACAAGACAAGAAGGAACCAATTTAGTAGAGTTTTATCTCCATCCTAACGGAGATATCACAGATCTAAAAATACTCAAATCCAGTGGATATGAGGCATTAGATAAGAATACGCTTGAGACAATAAAAACAGCATATAAAGACTATCCTCTTCCTAAAGAGACTACTCTCATACGAATATACGTTAAATATTCCATCATATATTAA
- the hemL gene encoding glutamate-1-semialdehyde 2,1-aminomutase translates to MLSKSEAAYKEALRYIPGGVDSPVRAFKSVGGVPPFIERGEGAFLYDIDGNRYIDYVQSWGPLIFGHADKETLEAVCEQAQKGLSFGAPTLIETELAKEIVELFDNIDKIRFVSSGTEAVMSAIRLARGFTGKDDIVKFEGCYHGHSDSLLVSAGSGAATFGNPSSPGVPEDFTKHTLLARYNDIESVKRCFEASDNIACVIIEPIAGNMGLVPAEEEFLQDLRRLCDEHGALLIFDEVMSGFRASLKGAQGFTSVVPDMVTFGKVIGGGMPVGAFGARAEIMAHLSPEGPVYQAGTLSGNPVAMAAGLSVIRRLKNDPSIYEVLEARAKGLVGGFKKIADSFGVPLQVDVRGSMFGFFFNEKPVKNFDDAKQSDLEFFAKFHQEMIKRGIYFACSQFEAGFICTPLDEKLIDETLEKIEEGLKKIV, encoded by the coding sequence ATGTTATCAAAAAGTGAAGCTGCATACAAAGAGGCTCTTCGTTACATTCCTGGTGGTGTAGATTCACCTGTTCGGGCTTTTAAAAGTGTTGGTGGGGTTCCGCCTTTTATCGAAAGAGGCGAAGGCGCTTTTTTATATGATATCGATGGAAACAGATATATCGATTATGTACAAAGCTGGGGACCGCTCATTTTTGGTCATGCAGACAAAGAAACCCTTGAAGCGGTATGCGAACAGGCACAAAAAGGGCTCAGTTTTGGTGCGCCAACACTCATCGAAACAGAGCTAGCAAAAGAGATTGTTGAACTTTTTGACAATATCGACAAGATTCGATTTGTCAGCAGTGGTACTGAAGCGGTCATGAGTGCCATTCGACTTGCAAGAGGATTTACGGGAAAAGATGATATTGTCAAATTTGAAGGATGCTATCACGGTCATAGTGATTCACTCTTAGTCAGTGCCGGTAGTGGTGCAGCTACTTTTGGAAATCCAAGCAGTCCAGGGGTACCAGAAGACTTTACCAAGCATACGCTTCTCGCACGCTACAACGATATCGAGAGCGTTAAACGATGTTTTGAAGCAAGTGACAATATCGCTTGCGTGATTATTGAACCGATTGCAGGAAATATGGGCTTGGTTCCAGCTGAGGAAGAATTTTTGCAAGATTTGCGCAGACTTTGTGACGAGCATGGCGCACTTTTGATATTTGATGAGGTAATGAGCGGATTTCGAGCAAGTCTCAAAGGGGCGCAGGGATTTACTTCTGTTGTTCCAGATATGGTAACCTTTGGAAAAGTGATTGGTGGGGGAATGCCGGTTGGTGCTTTTGGAGCGCGTGCTGAAATCATGGCACACTTAAGCCCTGAGGGTCCTGTGTATCAAGCAGGAACTTTAAGCGGCAACCCTGTAGCTATGGCAGCGGGTCTCAGTGTTATACGAAGACTAAAAAATGATCCATCCATCTATGAAGTATTAGAGGCAAGAGCAAAAGGGCTTGTAGGTGGATTTAAAAAGATTGCCGATAGCTTTGGCGTGCCATTACAAGTGGATGTACGAGGCAGTATGTTTGGATTTTTCTTCAATGAAAAACCGGTGAAAAACTTTGATGATGCCAAGCAAAGCGATCTTGAATTTTTTGCCAAGTTTCATCAAGAGATGATCAAACGGGGTATCTACTTTGCATGCAGCCAGTTTGAAGCTGGATTTATCTGTACGCCACTGGATGAAAAACTGATCGATGAGACACTCGAAAAGATTGAAGAAGGGCTTAAAAAGATCGTATGA
- a CDS encoding AtpZ/AtpI family protein: MKQPKYRKIIEGAEALSLGVSIVVAILIGVGIGYWLKKTFGYTWLFWLGVFWGVAAAILNIYKAYQKQKKELDELAKDPRYKNYYDKSDDEDLKEFEQ, translated from the coding sequence ATGAAACAGCCAAAATATAGAAAAATCATAGAGGGTGCTGAAGCCCTCAGTCTTGGTGTATCGATTGTGGTTGCAATATTGATAGGGGTTGGGATCGGGTATTGGCTTAAAAAGACGTTTGGTTATACCTGGCTTTTTTGGCTAGGAGTCTTTTGGGGCGTGGCTGCTGCAATTTTAAATATCTACAAAGCCTACCAAAAGCAGAAAAAAGAGTTAGATGAACTTGCCAAGGACCCACGATACAAAAACTATTACGACAAAAGCGACGATGAGGATCTTAAAGAGTTTGAACAGTGA